The Papaver somniferum cultivar HN1 chromosome 3, ASM357369v1, whole genome shotgun sequence genome includes a region encoding these proteins:
- the LOC113359642 gene encoding uncharacterized protein LOC113359642, which produces MREYYAFRLQQRSNEGQTLIRGGRLFQQFVVDAYATIEQCRLKWVRGHQEEIRADVFQGIKEAVAAGDTEPGTAGRIILPSTFTGGPRYMIQHYQDAISICRQLGPPDLFITFTCNPKWFEITEALKKIPGQQPIDRPDIISRVFHIKLKALMSDLEGSRHFGEVQGGLPHAHILSWLKPEDKPKTAAHVDSIIQAEFPDPEKDRVGYDAVCQYMLHGPCGAVKPNRLACITKKCPKKYPKKFCDKTSVDEKGSPVYRRQQMNCGVEKEGIKLDNRWVVPHNLDLLVRYDAHINVEVCNCRGVSINYLFKYLHKGSDRVTAILETPATKKQTSNDSDISDPKESTSNVSDTVAPNNKPKPKFDEIKKYLDCRYLSASEAFWRTLNFEIHYRRPSVERLPFHLEGEQLIYHKDTEDLRDVLERTDPDATKFLRLMKANREHVKARNLTYADFPSEWTWYTESKEWKPRKRGFNKIGRIYYVHPTAGEKYYLRILLNVQRGCQSYDDIKTIDCVTHLTFKAACLALGLLEDDGEWDHAIKEAATVYINGKRLRELFVTLLLNCKVIEPKKLWSENWKLLADGIEHEHQKLYGNENLTYDDDDLKNYCFQEIELIMWKRGRTLKEDEFSEIPYPDMSGIDVPRNHLVAEETSYDRISLLAEAEILKKELNIKQKIVFDSVIDSVEKKDGGLFFVYGSGGTADLLCRADLIIWDEAPMMHRNGLEAFQRTLADIMMEKNGGNEWFGRKTLVLGGDFRQILPIMRLLTGDTFVEKREEVEEFSKWILDVGNGKLPTISLDGSKDTDWVEIPSDLLIRCQENHLDTIVRKMYPDLLIHMRDKNYLVDRSILAPTNECVHNINSHILACIPGEEHTYLSADYIGPESTEYHSSVIFYDKEFLNKHECSGMASHKLTLKVGVPIMLLRNIIQPDGLCNGTRLIVK; this is translated from the exons aTGAGAGAGTACTATGCCTTTAGACTGCAACAACGATCAAATGAAGGGCAGACCCTTATTCGAGGAGGACGACTATTCCAGCAGTTTGTAGTTGATGCATATGCTACTATTGAACAATGTAGATTGAAGTGGGTTAGAGGCCATCAAGAAGAAATACGCGCTGACGTATTTCAAGGTATAAAAGAAGCAGTTGCAGCAGGAGACACTGAACCAGGTACTGCAGGTAGAATAATTTTACCATCTACCTTTACTGGTGGACCGAGGTATATGATTCAACATTACCAAGATGCCATTTCTATATGCAGACAATTAGGACCACCAGACTTATTTATTACATTCACATGTAATCCAAAATGGTTTGAAATCACAGAAGCTCTAAAGAAAATTCCTGGACAACAACCAATTGATAGACCAGATATAATTAGTCGCGTATTTCATATAAAACTGAAAGCACTAATGTCTGACCTTGAAGGAAGCAGACACTTTGGAGAAGTACAAGGAG GATTGCCGCATGCACATATATTATCGTGGCTTAAACCCGAAGACAAGCCAAAGACTGCAGCACATGTTGATTCAATAATTCAAGCTGAATTCCCAGACCCAGAGAAAGATAGAGTTGGATATGATGCAGTCTGTCAATATATGTTACATGGTCCATGTGGGGCTGTCAAACCTAATAGACTTGCATGCATCACAAAAAAATGTCCAAAGAAATATCCTAAAAAGTTCTGCGACAAGACAAGTGTTGATGAAAAGGGGTCTCCAGTATATAGGCGTCAACAAATGAATTGTGGAGTTGAAAAGGAAGGTATCAAGTTAGATAATAGATGGGTTGTACCACACAACCTAGACTTATTGGTCAGATATGATGCACATATTAATGTAGAAGTTTGCAATTGCAGAGGTGTGTCAATAAATTACCTTTTCAAGTATTTACACAAAGGAAGTGACCGAGTAACCGCCATTCTGGAAACACCTGCAACAAAGAAACAGACTTCAAACGATAGTGATATCAGTgatccaaaagaaagtacatcaaACGTCAGTGATACTGTTGCACCAAATAATAAGCCCAAACCGAAATTTGATGAGATTAAGAAATATCTTGACTGTCGTTATCTATCTGCCTCAGAAGCGTTCTGGAGAACATTGAACTTTGAAATTCATTATCGTCGTCCAAGCGTAGAAAGATTACCATTTCATCTCGAAGGAGAGCAGTTGATTTATCATAAAGATACTGAAGACTTGAGAGATGTTTTGGAAAGAACCGATCCAGATGCAACAAAATTCCTTCGCTTGATGAAAGCTAATAGAGAACACGTAAAAGCAAGGAACCTAACGTATGCAGACTTTCCTTCGGAATGGACATGGTATACAGAGTCTAAAGAATGGAAACCAAGAAAGAGGGGCTTCAACAAAATAGGACGCATCTACTATGTCCACCCCACTGCAGGAGAGAAATATTATTTGCGTATTTTATTGAATGTGCAAAGAGGTTGTCAGAGCTACGACGATATTAAAACAATAGACTGTGTAACTCATCTGACATTCAAAGCAGCATGCTTAGCCCTAGGTTTGTTAGAAGATGACGGGGAATGGGACCATGCTATAAAGGAAGCAGCAACGGTATATATTAATGGAAAAAGATTGCGAGAACTTTTTGTTACACTTTTGTTGAATTGCAAAGTCATTGAACCTAAAAAACTATGGAGTGAAAACTGGAAACTTTTGGCAGATGGCATTGAACACGAACACCAAAAACTTTATGGGAATGAGAATTTAACttacgatgatgatgatttgaagaaCTATTGTTTTCAAGAAATCGAGTTGATAATGTGGAAACGTGGTAGGACTTTGAAAGAGGATGAATTTTCAGAGATTCCGTACCCAGACATGTCAGGAATTGATGTTCCTAGGAACCACTTAGTTGCAGAAGAAACAAGCTATGACAGGATTAGTCTACTTGCAGAGGCAGAGATTTTAAAAAAAGAGTTAAACATAAAACAGAAAATAGTGTTTGACAGTGTCATAGATTCAGTTGAGAAGAAAGATGGTGGTCTTTTTTTTGTGTATGGAAGTGGTGGAACAG CCGATTTATTATGCAGGGCCGACTTAATTATCTGGGACGAAGCACCAATGATGCACCGAAATGGACTTGAAGCTTTCCAGAGAACCCTAGCTGATATAATGATGGAAAAAAATGGAGGAAATGAATGGTTTGGTAGAAAAACATTGGTTCTTGGTGGTGATTTCAGGCAAATTTTACCG ATAATGCGTCTGCTGACCGGAGATACGTTTGTTGAAAAAAGAGAAGAAGTTGAAGAATTTTCAAAATGGATTCTTGATGTGGGTAATGGTAAGTTACCAACAATCAGTTTGGATGGATCGAAAGATACAGATTGGGTAGAAATACCTTCAGATTTACTAATACGGTGTCAAGAAAATCACCTCGACACAATAGTACGAAAAATGTATCCCGACTTGCTAATACACATGCGTGATAAGAATTATCTTGTTGATCGGAGTATATTAGCGCCAACAAATGAATGTGTGCACAACATAAATTCACACATCTTAGCATGTATACCAGGTGAAGAACATACATATTTGAGTGCTGATTACATTGGACCAGAATCGACGGAATATCATTCGAGCGTTATTTTCTACGACAAAGAGTTTCTTAACAAGCATGAATGTTCTGGAATGGCTAGCCACAAGCTAACCTTGAAAGTTGGAGTGCCAATCATGCTACTCCGAAATATAATCCAACCAGATGGACTATGCAATGGTACTAGATTGATTGTCAAATAA